The following are encoded together in the Bos taurus isolate L1 Dominette 01449 registration number 42190680 breed Hereford chromosome 12, ARS-UCD2.0, whole genome shotgun sequence genome:
- the METTL21C gene encoding protein-lysine methyltransferase METTL21C → MDACLSSEQQPRPLDEGPSPPDNEALHTDGTSKRPGDSNEIEASLRSLQKFVPTNYASYTQEYYRFVGKKIVIQESIESYGAVVWPGAMALCQYLEEHTEELNLRGAKILEIGAGPGLVSIVASILGAQVTATDLPDVLGNLQYNLLKNTLNCTTYLPEVKELVWGEGLEQSFPKSTLYYDYVLASDVVYHHYFLDKLLATMVYLCQPGTVLLWANKFRFSTDYEFLDKFKQVFDTTLLAESQESSIKLFKGILKWD, encoded by the exons ATGGACGCGTGTCTGAGCTCCGAGCAGCAGCCCCGGCCCCTGGACGAGGGCCCGAGCCCCCCGGACAACGAGGCTCTGCACACAGATGGCACCAGCAAACGCCCGGGAG ACTCTAATGAGATAGAAGCATCACTTCGAAGCCTCCAGAAATTTGTTCCTACGAATTACGCCAGCTACACCCAGGAGTACTATCGGTTTGTGGGCAAGAAGATTGTCATTCAGGAATCCATCGAGAGTTACGGAGCGGTGGTGTGGCCGGGG GCCATGGCGTTGTGCCAGTATTTGGAAGAACACACAGAGGAACTCAATCTCCGAGGTGCTAAGATCCTGGAAATCGGGGCTGGACCAGGCCTCGTTTCCATCGTGGCCAGTATTctag gGGCTCAGGTCACGGCGACAGATCTGCCTGATGTGCTGGGGAACCTACAATACAATCTCCTAAAGAACACACTCAACTGCACCACGTATCTGCCGGAAGTGAAGGAGCTGGTGTGGGGGGAGGGCCTGGAGCAGAGCTTCCCCAAGTCCACGCTTTACTACGATTACGTGCTGGCCTCCGACGTGGTCTACCACCATTACTTCCTGGACAAGCTGCTCGCCACCATGGTGTACCTCTGTCAGCCAGGGACGGTGCTGCTTTGGGCCAACAAGTTCAGATTCAGCACCGACTACGAATTTTTAGACAAATTCAAGCAAGTTTTTGACACGACGCTCTTGGCTGAATCTCAAGAGTCATCGATCAAACTCTTTAAAGGAATACTAAAATGGGACTGA